A genomic segment from Saprospiraceae bacterium encodes:
- a CDS encoding glycosyltransferase, which produces MLKAKQIVCVGFPKWEGDYMKSTVLLMAELAKNNSVLYVDYPFTWKDVIKGLNATAGIPSRRLLGLQPRLRSLSFSDQAQLHLLSLPPFIPANWTASNATYDRLLAYNGKRAAASIKVAMKQLNFTQPIVINAFNPALGNVLAGELGEQLLVYYCYDEISAANWVGKHGHRHEIAFLEKVDLTIVSSAQLLQDKSPLTRNCQLVNNGVSLDLFQGVDRCPPDDKGLRVGYLGSVDERLDYELLTEVMRQLPDYQFQFVGRIVDKAGAAQLAKQPNCQLLGSQPPSTLAKFVAGFQVGLIPFKCNRLTAGIYPLKINEYLAMGIPVVATRFTDLSSFEPYAHLAEAQSDFKDTIQMAIASDTPAKVQARQQFAATNSWEKRGAEFGQAIYQSLEEKLPQLSF; this is translated from the coding sequence ATGCTAAAAGCAAAACAAATCGTATGTGTGGGCTTTCCCAAATGGGAAGGGGACTATATGAAGTCAACGGTGTTGTTAATGGCTGAACTGGCCAAAAACAATTCGGTGCTTTATGTAGACTATCCCTTTACCTGGAAAGATGTCATCAAAGGGCTAAATGCCACTGCGGGAATCCCCAGCCGACGTTTGTTGGGGCTGCAACCTCGTTTGCGCAGCTTGTCCTTTTCCGATCAGGCCCAACTACATTTGCTGAGCTTGCCGCCCTTTATTCCTGCAAATTGGACGGCCTCAAACGCAACCTATGATCGACTATTGGCCTACAATGGCAAAAGAGCAGCAGCCAGCATCAAGGTGGCTATGAAGCAATTGAATTTTACACAACCTATTGTTATCAATGCCTTTAATCCAGCCTTGGGAAATGTCCTGGCTGGAGAATTAGGCGAGCAACTATTAGTTTACTATTGTTACGATGAAATTAGCGCGGCCAATTGGGTGGGCAAACACGGCCACCGACACGAAATAGCCTTTTTAGAAAAAGTAGATTTAACCATTGTGTCATCGGCCCAATTATTGCAGGATAAGTCGCCCTTGACCAGGAATTGTCAATTGGTCAATAATGGCGTGTCGCTAGATCTGTTTCAGGGAGTCGACCGCTGCCCACCCGATGACAAAGGGCTCCGAGTGGGATACCTGGGTTCTGTCGATGAACGCCTTGATTACGAATTGTTAACGGAGGTGATGCGGCAACTGCCTGATTATCAGTTTCAGTTTGTAGGCAGGATTGTAGACAAAGCAGGTGCAGCCCAATTAGCTAAGCAGCCCAATTGCCAGCTCCTGGGCTCCCAGCCACCTAGCACATTGGCCAAATTTGTAGCAGGTTTCCAAGTAGGGCTGATCCCATTTAAGTGCAACCGGCTAACGGCAGGGATTTATCCACTGAAAATAAATGAATACCTGGCCATGGGGATTCCGGTGGTAGCCACCCGATTTACCGATTTGTCATCATTTGAGCCTTACGCCCACCTTGCTGAAGCGCAATCAGATTTTAAGGACACTATTCAAATGGCTATCGCGTCGGATACTCCGGCAAAGGTGCAAGCTCGACAGCAATTTGCGGCGACTAATTCCTGGGAGAAAAGAGGCGCCGAATTTGGACAGGCCATTTATCAATCATTGGAAGAAAAGCTCCCTCAACTATCCTTCTAG